From a region of the Lactuca sativa cultivar Salinas chromosome 4, Lsat_Salinas_v11, whole genome shotgun sequence genome:
- the LOC111879955 gene encoding uncharacterized protein LOC111879955: MSSFEISQNSSNSIDISNPYHLGSSDNSSSVLVSNVFSSVGFSVWKQSMIIALSAKNMLGIVDGSISQPFSTSSTYANWYRVNFMVTKLTQRFEQSDGALIYQFQQQLYSLSQGSDDFSTYFTKLTKIWDELRIVQGIPECICAASAGILKYLDDQRLIQLLMGLNDSYNVLRGQILMMKPLPSFSTVYSMIIQEERQRDINMSSAVSVDAIVMNVLTNHSSNSSKKSLVCAHCKKNGHSKSQSIA; the protein is encoded by the exons ATGTCTTCATTTGAAATTTCCCAAAATTCATCCAATTCTATTGACATTTCTAATCCATATCATCTTGGATCTTCGGATAATTCAAGCTCTGTTTTAGTTTCCAATGTTTTCTCTAGTGTTGGCTTCTCAGTGTGGAAACAATCTATGATCATTGCTTTATCagccaagaacatgcttggaatCGTCGATGGTTCAATTTCTCAGCCATTTTCTACATCCTCTACATACGCTAACTGGTATCGTGTTAATTTCATGGTCACCA AATTAACTCAACGATTTGAACAATCCGATGGTGCTCTCATTTATCAGTTCCAACAACAACTTTACTCTTTATCTCAGGGATCGGATGACTTTTCAACCTACTTCACTAAACTCACGAAGATTTGGGATGAACTTCGTATAGTTCAAGGAATTCCAGAGTGTATATGTGCTGCTTCTGCAGGAATTCTCAAATATTTGGATGATCAACGTCTAATTCAACTCTTGATGGGATTAAATGATAGCTATAATGTGCTTCGAGGTCAGATCTTAATGATGAAGCCTTTACCTTCTTTTTCAACTGTCTATTCAATGATAATTCAAGAGGAACGCCAAAGAGACATTAATATGTCATCTGCTGTTAGTGTAGATGCTATTGTAATGAATGTTTTAACTaatcattcatctaattcttcaaAGAAATCTCTTGTTTGTGCTCATTGCAAGAAGAATGGCCATTCCAAATCTCAGTCTATCGCTTAA